A section of the Streptomyces sp. Je 1-369 genome encodes:
- a CDS encoding MMPL family transporter, giving the protein MFSGLGRFVVRRAWWIILAWVIAAGAVISLAPKLTSSSDEASFLPDHYESIRAADVQERDFPKQQNVGAIIVFQRSDGGKLTAADSADVARVSKDLQNRKIPEVQAVVPGEVSPNKQVQTSVVAMPKITDPEDTAQQDAVKELRDGLKPELKGTDLSAGITGSAAQALDESDASKKAGLLVGVGTIVIIVVLLLVIFRSPIIALLPVVLIGLISPMATGLIASANKAFDMKADSSIQELLTVVLFGVGTDYILFLLFRYREALRAGEDPKSGMVHAVERVGEAITSAAGAVIVAFAALTLSSLGMLRSMGPALAIAVFVTLLAGLTLVPAVVSLLGTKVFWPSKSWQREPQGTGFAKLGASIARKPAVWALVSALFMGALALGALGYKANFDLAGSSLPKDKESMVALDDLQKGFPAGSTDPTSVYLTSTNGKPVAEPRAAAFRKQLADVRGVGEVAAPRLSPDRTTASYSVILSDPPASDSALETVKDRLRPAAHEDAPSGTRALVGGTTAVYVDINKAVDRDYSVVFPVAALAIMVILGLLLRSLVAPWYLMLSVALGFGATLGATSLIFQQIGSQPGLMFMLPVIMYLFVVALGTDYNILMVSRLREEAREGRSPHDAAGTAVRHSGPTIGSAGVILAGTFATLMLAGNSTLSQMGFSLSFGILVAAFVMAMIFTPALTALIGHAAWWPGHGDEKRNGRGGAGPSDQKARGGGTTRSP; this is encoded by the coding sequence ATGTTCTCTGGCCTGGGCCGATTCGTGGTGCGCCGCGCCTGGTGGATCATCCTGGCGTGGGTGATCGCGGCAGGCGCCGTGATCTCACTGGCGCCGAAGCTCACCTCCAGCAGCGACGAGGCGAGTTTCCTGCCGGACCACTACGAGTCCATTCGCGCCGCCGACGTCCAGGAGAGGGACTTCCCCAAGCAGCAGAACGTCGGCGCGATCATCGTCTTCCAGCGCTCCGACGGCGGGAAGCTGACAGCCGCCGACTCCGCCGACGTGGCGCGCGTCTCCAAGGATCTGCAGAACCGGAAGATCCCCGAGGTGCAGGCCGTCGTGCCTGGTGAGGTCTCGCCCAACAAGCAGGTGCAGACCTCCGTCGTCGCCATGCCGAAGATCACCGACCCCGAGGACACCGCGCAACAGGACGCCGTCAAGGAGCTGCGGGACGGCCTCAAGCCGGAGTTGAAGGGCACGGACCTTTCCGCGGGGATCACCGGCTCCGCGGCGCAGGCACTCGACGAGAGCGACGCGTCGAAGAAGGCGGGGCTGCTCGTCGGCGTCGGCACGATCGTGATCATTGTCGTCCTGCTGCTCGTGATCTTCCGCAGTCCCATCATCGCGCTGCTGCCCGTCGTCCTCATCGGCCTCATCTCGCCGATGGCGACCGGTCTGATCGCCTCCGCCAACAAGGCCTTCGACATGAAGGCGGACTCCTCCATCCAGGAGCTGCTGACCGTCGTCCTGTTCGGCGTCGGCACGGACTACATCCTGTTCCTGCTCTTCCGCTACCGGGAGGCACTGCGCGCGGGCGAGGATCCCAAGAGCGGCATGGTGCACGCCGTGGAGCGGGTCGGCGAGGCGATCACGTCGGCGGCCGGCGCGGTCATCGTCGCCTTCGCCGCGCTGACGCTGTCCTCGCTCGGCATGCTGCGGTCGATGGGCCCCGCGCTGGCCATCGCGGTGTTCGTGACGCTCCTCGCCGGACTCACCCTCGTCCCCGCGGTGGTGTCGCTCCTCGGTACGAAGGTGTTCTGGCCGTCGAAGTCCTGGCAGCGGGAGCCGCAGGGCACGGGGTTCGCCAAGCTCGGCGCGTCCATCGCCCGCAAACCCGCGGTCTGGGCGCTGGTGTCCGCGCTGTTCATGGGCGCCCTCGCGCTCGGCGCACTCGGCTACAAGGCCAACTTCGACCTGGCCGGGTCCTCGCTGCCCAAGGACAAGGAGTCGATGGTCGCCCTGGACGACCTCCAGAAGGGGTTCCCCGCGGGCAGCACCGACCCGACGTCGGTGTATCTCACCTCCACGAACGGCAAGCCGGTCGCGGAACCGCGGGCCGCCGCCTTCCGCAAGCAGCTCGCCGACGTCCGCGGGGTGGGCGAGGTGGCGGCGCCGCGGCTGAGTCCGGACCGTACGACCGCCTCGTACTCCGTGATCCTCTCGGACCCGCCCGCCTCCGACAGCGCCCTGGAGACGGTGAAGGACCGGCTGCGCCCCGCCGCCCACGAGGACGCGCCGTCCGGCACGCGGGCGCTCGTCGGCGGCACCACGGCCGTGTACGTCGACATCAACAAGGCGGTCGACCGCGACTATTCGGTGGTCTTCCCGGTGGCGGCGCTCGCCATCATGGTGATCCTCGGGCTGCTGCTGCGCAGCCTGGTCGCGCCCTGGTACCTGATGCTGTCCGTCGCGCTCGGCTTCGGCGCGACGCTCGGTGCGACATCCCTGATCTTCCAGCAGATCGGCAGCCAGCCGGGCCTGATGTTCATGCTGCCCGTGATCATGTACTTGTTCGTGGTCGCGCTCGGCACGGACTACAACATCCTCATGGTGTCGCGGCTGCGCGAGGAGGCACGGGAGGGGCGTTCGCCGCACGACGCGGCGGGCACGGCTGTGCGCCACTCGGGGCCGACGATCGGTTCGGCCGGTGTGATCCTCGCGGGTACGTTCGCGACGCTGATGCTCGCGGGCAACTCGACGCTCTCCCAGATGGGTTTCTCGCTCTCCTTCGGCATCCTCGTCGCCGCGTTCGTCATGGCGATGATCTTCACCCCGGCGCTGACGGCGCTCATAGGGCACGCGGCGTGGTGGCCGGGGCACGGGGACGAGAAGCGGAACGGGCGGGGCGGGGCGGGTCCGTCGGACCAGAAGGCCAGGGGCGGCGGCACGACGCGTTCCCCGTAG
- a CDS encoding YciI family protein — MKYLVMVQGSQADYEAMSGKPSADSPAWSEKELQAMFAFMSELNNDLAESGELVDGQGLTEPAQTRFVSRDKDGRPVITDGPYGETKEVLAGYWVLDCESLERVTEIALRISECPAPEGVVDPPVVIRPIQDASGGEC; from the coding sequence ATGAAGTATCTGGTGATGGTCCAGGGTTCGCAGGCCGACTACGAAGCGATGTCCGGCAAGCCGTCCGCGGACAGCCCGGCCTGGAGCGAGAAGGAACTGCAGGCGATGTTCGCGTTCATGAGCGAGCTCAACAACGACCTCGCCGAGTCCGGTGAGCTCGTCGACGGGCAGGGACTCACCGAGCCCGCACAGACCCGGTTCGTCAGCCGGGACAAGGACGGCCGCCCGGTCATCACGGACGGGCCCTACGGCGAGACGAAGGAGGTGCTCGCCGGGTACTGGGTCCTCGACTGCGAGAGCCTGGAACGGGTCACCGAGATCGCCCTGCGCATCAGCGAGTGTCCGGCCCCGGAGGGCGTCGTGGACCCGCCCGTCGTGATCCGTCCCATCCAGGACGCCTCGGGGGGCGAGTGCTGA
- a CDS encoding pectinesterase family protein, translated as MRKLHGKARHRRRRTALVIGAPLAVAAAGAMAYGTAFGAFGEDAEPRAAAAPAAAPAWADDTADGFASVDAQGQKGTYGGRDGKTVTVRTLADLEKYATAPEPYVIVVAAAITMDPKGKEIKVASDKTIVGAGTAGQIVGGGFFLGRGVHNVIIRNLTIRDAYHGTWNDKEHDWDAIQMDGAHHVWIDHNDLRHMADGLIDSRKDTTHVTVSWNRLSDNNKTFGIGWTENATADLTIHHNWFRETEQRNPSTDNVARAHLYNNYLQDDAGTRITSSYGNYARGRTKMVLENSYFKGINNPVIKDGTAALVQRGNVFSGTRGRNESGGTAFDPKAYYEYTLDNAADVPALLKSGSGPRSSLGTTAGARAADRTLTVAKDGSGRYASVQKAVDAVPAGNTSRVVIRVAPGTYRETVEVPADKPHITVEGTGTSRKNTVIVFGNAAGTPKPDGSGRYGTGGSATFAVEADDFTARNLTVSNDFDEARNQNLDGHQAVALRTAADRVRLDSLIVSGDQDTLLLDTAGKDKPGRVHMTNSYVVGNTDFVFGRATAVIDKSVLTLKKRWNGTSAGYVTAPSTAAGRKGFLIIRSTVNGDVSARSFHLGRPWHAGGDATLDPQTTVRDTVLSAAVKPGPWSDMGGFSWKDDRFAEYRNSGPGAGGPSGDRPHLTDAQAASQETADWLGDWTP; from the coding sequence ATGAGAAAGCTCCACGGCAAGGCGCGGCACCGCAGAAGAAGGACGGCTCTGGTGATCGGCGCCCCGCTGGCCGTCGCCGCCGCGGGAGCCATGGCCTACGGCACCGCCTTCGGGGCGTTCGGTGAGGACGCCGAGCCCCGCGCGGCCGCGGCACCCGCCGCCGCGCCGGCGTGGGCCGACGACACCGCCGACGGCTTCGCGTCCGTCGACGCGCAGGGGCAGAAGGGAACGTACGGCGGACGGGACGGGAAGACCGTCACCGTGCGGACGCTCGCCGACCTGGAGAAGTACGCGACCGCCCCGGAGCCGTACGTGATCGTCGTGGCCGCGGCGATCACGATGGACCCCAAGGGCAAGGAGATCAAGGTCGCGTCGGACAAGACGATCGTGGGCGCGGGGACGGCGGGACAGATCGTCGGCGGCGGCTTCTTCCTCGGCCGGGGCGTGCACAACGTGATCATCCGGAACCTGACGATCCGGGACGCGTACCACGGCACCTGGAACGACAAGGAGCACGACTGGGATGCCATCCAGATGGACGGCGCGCACCACGTGTGGATCGACCACAACGACCTGCGGCACATGGCCGACGGCCTCATCGACAGCCGCAAGGACACCACCCACGTGACGGTGTCCTGGAACAGGCTGAGCGACAACAACAAGACGTTCGGGATCGGCTGGACCGAGAACGCCACCGCCGACCTCACGATCCACCACAACTGGTTCCGCGAGACCGAGCAGCGCAACCCTTCCACGGACAACGTCGCCCGCGCCCACCTCTACAACAACTACCTCCAGGACGACGCGGGCACCCGGATCACCTCGTCCTACGGCAACTACGCGCGCGGCAGGACGAAGATGGTCCTGGAGAACAGTTACTTCAAGGGCATCAACAACCCCGTCATCAAGGACGGCACCGCGGCCCTCGTCCAGCGCGGCAACGTGTTCTCCGGAACGAGGGGCCGCAACGAGAGCGGCGGCACGGCCTTCGACCCGAAGGCGTACTACGAGTACACCCTCGACAACGCCGCCGACGTCCCGGCGCTCCTCAAGTCCGGTTCGGGACCGCGGAGTTCGCTCGGCACGACGGCCGGTGCCCGCGCCGCCGACCGCACCCTCACCGTCGCCAAGGACGGCAGCGGCCGCTACGCGAGCGTGCAGAAGGCCGTCGACGCCGTGCCCGCGGGCAACACCTCGCGCGTCGTGATCCGCGTCGCGCCCGGCACCTACCGCGAGACGGTCGAGGTCCCGGCCGACAAGCCGCACATCACGGTCGAGGGCACGGGCACCAGCCGCAAGAACACCGTCATCGTCTTCGGCAACGCCGCGGGCACGCCAAAGCCGGACGGCTCGGGGAGGTACGGCACGGGCGGCAGCGCCACCTTCGCCGTCGAGGCCGACGACTTCACGGCCCGCAACCTCACCGTCTCCAACGACTTCGACGAGGCCAGGAACCAGAACCTGGACGGGCATCAGGCGGTGGCGCTGCGCACGGCGGCCGACCGGGTCCGCCTCGACTCGCTCATCGTCAGCGGCGATCAGGACACCCTGCTCCTCGACACGGCGGGCAAGGACAAACCGGGCCGCGTCCACATGACCAACTCCTACGTCGTCGGCAACACCGACTTCGTCTTCGGCCGTGCCACCGCGGTGATCGACAAGTCGGTCCTCACCCTGAAGAAGCGCTGGAACGGCACATCGGCCGGTTACGTCACCGCCCCCAGCACGGCCGCGGGCCGCAAGGGCTTCCTCATCATCCGCTCCACGGTCAACGGCGACGTGTCCGCGCGGAGCTTCCACCTCGGCCGCCCCTGGCACGCGGGCGGCGACGCGACCCTGGACCCGCAGACGACGGTACGCGACACCGTCCTCAGTGCCGCGGTCAAGCCGGGCCCGTGGTCGGACATGGGCGGCTTCTCCTGGAAGGACGACCGCTTCGCCGAGTACCGGAACAGCGGCCCTGGTGCGGGCGGCCCCAGTGGTGACCGCCCGCATCTGACGGACGCCCAGGCCGCGAGCCAGGAGACCGCCGACTGGCTCGGGGACTGGACGCCGTAG
- a CDS encoding MFS transporter has product MGETVTVDIGVPLWSNRNYRVFLLVQTLSALGDSFSFVAIPLLVLHSTGSVVQMGLVTGLTGVASIVTGLFAGVIADRFDRRRLLMLSDVARCLLYALIPLVWVFATPLWLIYTVVPLTGGFAMLFQVTYVTVVPAIVEPGQIIKANAHLYGSYAVATVGGPTLAGLVAAAFGPVAAIGIDAATFAVSAAGLLAVKLRPTPRPTADAGAQQEGAERAGVRGEFLAGFRFLWAHPVLRPLTVLLSLFIFLTHGMTDVIIFRIKEDLGHGDGTVGYVLSAGTVGTFLASFLVTRLRKGLGFGPSWVGAVTLGGVAVACLGLTGSVPVIGALSATMLLATGVAGICSMSLRQEVTPGHLLGRVTAAFWTTHYSLGPLGAAAVTAAAAGFGVARVCLAVGAGVVCVALSGTLTGIVRAESPEASSRTAAAAGTPESATETA; this is encoded by the coding sequence ATGGGGGAGACAGTGACCGTCGACATCGGGGTCCCGCTCTGGAGCAACCGCAACTACCGGGTCTTCCTCCTCGTCCAGACCCTCTCCGCCCTCGGCGACTCGTTCTCGTTCGTGGCCATCCCGCTGCTCGTGCTGCACAGCACCGGCTCGGTCGTCCAGATGGGCCTCGTCACCGGTCTGACGGGCGTCGCGTCGATCGTCACCGGACTCTTCGCCGGTGTGATCGCCGACCGGTTCGACCGGCGCCGGCTGCTGATGCTCTCCGACGTGGCGCGCTGTCTGCTGTACGCGCTGATCCCGCTGGTCTGGGTCTTCGCGACCCCGCTGTGGCTGATCTACACGGTCGTTCCGCTCACCGGCGGCTTCGCGATGCTCTTCCAGGTGACGTACGTGACGGTGGTGCCCGCCATCGTCGAGCCCGGCCAGATCATCAAGGCCAACGCCCACCTGTACGGCTCCTACGCGGTGGCGACGGTCGGCGGGCCCACCCTCGCGGGCCTGGTCGCGGCGGCGTTCGGGCCCGTGGCCGCCATCGGGATCGACGCCGCGACGTTCGCCGTGTCGGCCGCCGGACTCCTCGCCGTCAAGCTGCGTCCGACTCCGCGGCCCACCGCGGACGCGGGGGCTCAGCAGGAGGGCGCTGAACGCGCAGGTGTACGCGGTGAGTTCCTCGCGGGCTTCCGCTTCCTGTGGGCCCACCCCGTCCTGCGCCCACTCACCGTGCTGCTGTCCCTGTTCATCTTCCTCACGCACGGCATGACCGACGTCATCATCTTCCGCATCAAGGAGGACCTCGGCCACGGCGACGGCACGGTGGGCTACGTCCTGAGCGCGGGCACGGTCGGTACGTTCCTCGCCTCCTTCCTGGTCACCCGGCTGCGCAAGGGCCTCGGCTTCGGGCCGAGTTGGGTCGGCGCGGTCACGCTCGGCGGTGTCGCCGTCGCCTGCCTCGGGCTGACCGGGAGCGTGCCGGTGATCGGCGCGCTCTCGGCGACCATGCTGCTGGCCACCGGAGTCGCCGGGATCTGCTCCATGTCGCTGCGGCAGGAGGTGACGCCGGGTCACCTGCTCGGGCGGGTCACCGCGGCGTTCTGGACCACGCACTACTCGCTCGGCCCGCTGGGAGCGGCCGCCGTCACCGCGGCCGCGGCCGGGTTCGGGGTGGCCAGGGTGTGCCTGGCGGTGGGCGCGGGCGTGGTGTGCGTGGCGCTGAGCGGGACGCTGACGGGGATCGTGCGGGCGGAGTCGCCGGAGGCGTCGTCCCGTACGGCCGCGGCGGCGGGGACGCCCGAGTCGGCGACGGAGACCGCCTGA
- a CDS encoding LysR family transcriptional regulator: MTLDDLRIFIAVCRAGSLSAVARELSCTQSAVSQHVKRLERELGVSLLERQARGVLPTSAGRTLQAAASDGIGGIDLAVRRLKEQVRGEGGTVRITTGATSVRHFMAEAVVDFRDRYPRVGLEFQTMSSSRGCFDALAADDLDLAWITVGEPVRGIEQRPVVELPWVLAVRADDPFAGRPRVEPGELAAGQLITPPEGSTSRGRLDARLGELDVVLRTVTSVADWDTAVLLAELGLGRAVVPLLPGWRECGPAGLRLVPVPELPPLPVGWAVRRWDALSPLARAFADTVAGHCASSGRVPVQGASLAARVRR; this comes from the coding sequence GTGACCCTCGACGACCTTCGCATCTTCATCGCCGTGTGCCGCGCGGGCAGCCTCAGTGCCGTCGCCCGTGAGCTGTCCTGTACGCAGTCCGCCGTGAGTCAGCACGTCAAGCGCCTGGAGCGGGAGCTCGGCGTGAGTCTTCTGGAGCGGCAGGCGCGGGGTGTCCTGCCCACCTCGGCGGGCCGGACCCTGCAAGCCGCGGCGTCGGACGGGATCGGCGGCATCGATCTCGCCGTACGCCGCCTCAAGGAGCAGGTCCGCGGCGAGGGCGGCACGGTGCGGATCACCACCGGGGCCACCTCCGTACGGCACTTCATGGCCGAGGCCGTCGTCGACTTCCGGGACCGCTACCCGCGCGTCGGCCTGGAATTCCAGACCATGAGCTCGAGCCGCGGCTGTTTCGACGCCCTCGCCGCCGACGACCTCGACCTCGCCTGGATCACCGTCGGCGAGCCCGTGCGCGGCATCGAGCAGCGGCCCGTCGTGGAACTGCCCTGGGTCCTCGCCGTCCGCGCCGACGACCCGTTCGCCGGGCGGCCGCGCGTCGAGCCCGGCGAACTGGCCGCGGGGCAGCTCATCACGCCGCCGGAGGGGTCGACGTCGCGAGGTCGGCTCGACGCACGGCTCGGTGAGCTGGATGTGGTGCTGCGGACCGTCACCAGCGTCGCCGACTGGGACACCGCCGTCCTCCTCGCGGAGCTCGGGCTGGGCCGGGCCGTCGTGCCGCTGCTGCCGGGCTGGCGCGAGTGCGGGCCCGCGGGGCTGCGTCTCGTGCCGGTGCCGGAACTGCCGCCGCTGCCGGTGGGGTGGGCGGTGCGCCGGTGGGACGCGCTGAGCCCGCTGGCCCGTGCCTTCGCCGACACCGTCGCCGGGCACTGCGCGTCGTCCGGACGGGTGCCGGTTCAGGGTGCGAGTCTGGCGGCGCGCGTCCGAAGGTAG
- a CDS encoding MFS transporter, translated as MSADSTAVTTPSPAATAAAPPGGRHLGLALFVIAAAQLMVVLDGTITNIALPSIQTALDVSDANLAWIVNSYALAFGGLLLLGGRAGDLFGRRLMFQVGIAVFTLASLLGGLAPNEGLLIGARILQGVGAAVAAPSALSLIATTFPEGKPRNKAMGVYAAMAGIGATVGLLLGGVLTDALDWRWVFFVNIPIGLAVLAGTKTLVEAERHPGRLDLPGTVTGTGGLIALVYGITRGGEHGWTDSLTLSCFAVAAVLLAAFLVIQGRTANPMMPLRLFKDRNRSGSFATMLFIGAGMIATFYFLTLYMQLILGYSAVKTGFANLPFSLGMGVAAALSAKLVTRLAPRAIAGPGLLVAAGGMFWFATLTPDSSYTGHLMPAMFVTALGLGMGFVPMTLGAVSGVEHQDTGIASALLNTAQQIGGALGLAVLATVSTSAADDRLPDAAASLYRGLATKDHGLVARAADALTHGYTLAFVGAGIMFLAGLAVTALAINARKQETAEGAAPIHMG; from the coding sequence ATGTCTGCTGACAGCACGGCTGTCACCACACCATCGCCCGCGGCAACCGCCGCCGCGCCGCCCGGCGGCCGGCACCTCGGCCTGGCCCTGTTCGTCATCGCCGCGGCCCAGCTCATGGTGGTGCTCGACGGCACCATCACCAACATCGCACTGCCCAGCATCCAGACCGCGCTCGATGTGTCCGACGCGAATCTGGCCTGGATCGTCAACTCCTACGCGCTGGCCTTCGGCGGGCTGCTGCTGCTCGGCGGCCGCGCAGGGGATCTCTTCGGGCGCAGGCTGATGTTCCAGGTGGGCATCGCCGTGTTCACTCTGGCCTCCCTGCTCGGCGGGCTCGCCCCGAACGAGGGCCTGCTCATCGGCGCGCGCATCCTGCAAGGCGTCGGCGCCGCCGTCGCCGCGCCCAGTGCGCTCTCCCTGATCGCCACGACGTTCCCCGAGGGCAAGCCGCGCAACAAGGCGATGGGCGTCTACGCCGCCATGGCGGGCATCGGCGCCACCGTCGGGCTGCTGCTCGGCGGCGTCCTGACCGACGCCCTGGACTGGCGGTGGGTGTTCTTCGTGAACATCCCCATCGGCCTGGCCGTCCTCGCCGGGACGAAGACGCTCGTCGAGGCGGAGCGCCACCCGGGCCGGCTCGACCTGCCGGGCACCGTCACCGGCACGGGCGGACTGATCGCCCTGGTCTACGGCATCACCCGCGGCGGCGAGCACGGCTGGACCGACAGCCTCACCCTGTCCTGCTTCGCCGTCGCCGCCGTGCTGCTCGCCGCCTTCCTCGTCATCCAGGGCCGCACCGCGAACCCGATGATGCCGCTGCGGCTCTTCAAGGACCGCAACCGCTCCGGGTCCTTCGCCACGATGCTGTTCATCGGCGCCGGCATGATCGCCACCTTCTACTTCCTGACCCTCTACATGCAGCTGATCCTCGGCTACAGCGCGGTCAAGACGGGCTTCGCCAACCTGCCGTTCAGCCTCGGCATGGGCGTCGCCGCCGCGCTCAGCGCCAAGCTGGTGACGCGTCTGGCGCCGCGCGCCATCGCCGGGCCCGGTCTGCTCGTGGCGGCGGGCGGCATGTTCTGGTTCGCCACGCTGACCCCTGACTCCTCGTACACCGGGCACCTGATGCCCGCGATGTTCGTCACCGCCCTCGGGCTCGGCATGGGCTTCGTCCCGATGACGCTGGGCGCGGTCAGCGGTGTCGAGCATCAGGACACGGGCATCGCCTCGGCACTCCTGAACACCGCCCAGCAGATCGGCGGCGCCCTCGGCCTCGCCGTCCTCGCGACCGTCTCCACGTCGGCGGCCGACGACCGACTGCCCGACGCGGCCGCCTCGCTCTACCGCGGCCTGGCCACGAAGGACCACGGCCTGGTGGCCAGGGCGGCGGACGCCCTGACCCACGGCTACACGCTGGCGTTCGTCGGCGCGGGAATCATGTTCCTCGCCGGTCTCGCCGTCACCGCGCTGGCCATCAACGCCCGCAAGCAGGAGACAGCCGAGGGCGCGGCACCGATCCACATGGGGTGA
- a CDS encoding RNA polymerase sigma factor, with translation MRPATGTEDLLRLHAPQVLGALVRRYGHFGAAEDAVQEALLAAARQWPDQGVPENPRGWLIKVASRRLMDQLRADEARRRREEDAARLAPRDAFTAPPPGESRAPADDDTLTLLFLCCHPELTAAAQVALTLRAVGGLTTAEIARAHLVPEATMAQRISRAKAKIKGVPFRQPGPADRDARLAVVLQVLYLIFNEGYTATSGDALHRADLAREAIRLTRAVRRLLPREGSVTGLLALMLLTEARSAARTGPHGELIPLDEQDRTLWDRQAIAEGTALVEEALTQGPPGAYPLQAAVAALHDEAPDADTTDWPQILALYDVLVRRSPEPMAELGRAVAYAMVHGPRAGLVELESLEGGLRGHYRLEAVRAHLLERAGDLERARAAYQSAAKGTLSRPEAHYLRTRAARLAP, from the coding sequence GTGAGACCCGCGACCGGGACCGAGGACCTGCTGCGCCTGCACGCGCCGCAGGTCCTCGGCGCGCTCGTCCGCCGGTACGGACACTTCGGCGCCGCCGAGGACGCCGTGCAGGAAGCGCTTCTCGCGGCCGCGCGGCAGTGGCCCGACCAGGGCGTGCCGGAGAATCCGCGCGGCTGGCTGATCAAGGTCGCCTCGCGCCGCCTCATGGACCAGCTGCGTGCCGACGAGGCGCGGCGGCGGCGCGAGGAGGACGCGGCACGGCTGGCTCCCCGGGACGCGTTCACCGCTCCCCCGCCGGGCGAGAGCCGCGCCCCCGCCGACGACGACACGCTCACGCTGCTGTTCCTGTGCTGCCACCCCGAGCTCACCGCGGCTGCGCAGGTCGCCCTGACGCTGCGTGCCGTCGGCGGTCTGACCACGGCCGAGATCGCCCGCGCGCACCTGGTGCCCGAGGCGACGATGGCGCAACGCATCAGCCGCGCGAAGGCGAAGATCAAGGGGGTGCCCTTCCGGCAGCCCGGCCCCGCGGACCGCGACGCGCGCCTCGCCGTCGTCCTCCAGGTGCTCTACCTGATCTTCAACGAGGGCTATACGGCCACCTCCGGCGACGCCCTGCACCGCGCGGATCTGGCCCGCGAGGCGATCCGTCTCACGCGTGCGGTACGTCGCCTCCTGCCCCGGGAGGGATCGGTGACGGGCCTCCTCGCCCTGATGCTGCTCACCGAGGCCCGCAGCGCCGCGCGGACCGGCCCGCACGGCGAGCTGATCCCCCTCGACGAGCAGGACCGCACCCTCTGGGACCGGCAGGCGATCGCCGAAGGCACGGCACTCGTCGAGGAGGCTCTCACTCAAGGCCCGCCCGGCGCCTACCCGTTGCAGGCCGCCGTCGCGGCGCTGCACGACGAGGCGCCCGACGCGGACACCACCGACTGGCCACAGATCCTCGCGCTGTACGACGTTCTCGTACGCCGCTCCCCCGAGCCCATGGCCGAGCTGGGACGGGCCGTCGCCTACGCGATGGTCCACGGTCCGCGAGCGGGCCTCGTGGAACTGGAGTCCCTGGAGGGCGGGTTGAGAGGCCACTACCGCCTCGAAGCCGTCCGCGCCCATCTACTGGAGAGGGCGGGAGACCTCGAACGCGCCCGCGCCGCCTACCAGTCGGCGGCCAAGGGAACACTCAGCCGCCCCGAGGCCCACTACCTTCGGACGCGCGCCGCCAGACTCGCACCCTGA
- a CDS encoding sulfite exporter TauE/SafE family protein, which translates to MEALEMVAVGAAGVAAGGLNAVVGSGTLITFPTLLAFGFPPVLANVSNNLGLVPGTLSAAYGYRREMKGQFKRLVRFGTASLIGGLIGALLLLKLPDDAFQAVVPALILSACLLVLLQPWLTRRLRNREGGGKVDGGIPMWCGVLATGVYGGYFGAAQGVLLMALFGTFLLDDLQRLNAAKNVLASIVNGVAAVVFIVVADIDWTAAGLIAAGSTVGGLVGARYGRRLPPLAMRTFIVVVGTTASIIMLVQ; encoded by the coding sequence GTGGAAGCGCTCGAAATGGTGGCCGTAGGCGCCGCCGGTGTCGCGGCCGGCGGGCTCAACGCGGTGGTCGGGTCCGGCACCCTCATCACCTTCCCCACACTGCTGGCCTTCGGCTTCCCACCGGTGCTCGCCAACGTGTCGAACAACCTGGGCCTCGTGCCGGGCACCCTGAGCGCCGCGTACGGCTACCGACGCGAGATGAAGGGCCAGTTCAAGCGGCTGGTGCGGTTCGGCACGGCCTCGCTCATCGGCGGTCTGATCGGCGCGCTGCTGCTCCTGAAGCTCCCCGACGACGCCTTCCAGGCGGTGGTCCCCGCGCTCATCCTGAGCGCCTGCCTCCTGGTGCTGCTGCAGCCGTGGCTCACCCGCAGGCTCCGGAACCGCGAGGGCGGCGGCAAGGTGGACGGCGGCATCCCGATGTGGTGCGGCGTCCTGGCCACCGGCGTCTACGGCGGCTACTTCGGCGCGGCACAGGGGGTCCTGCTCATGGCCCTGTTCGGCACGTTCCTCCTGGACGACCTGCAACGGCTGAACGCCGCGAAGAACGTGCTCGCGTCGATCGTCAACGGCGTCGCCGCCGTCGTCTTCATCGTGGTCGCGGACATCGACTGGACGGCGGCCGGGCTGATCGCCGCCGGTTCGACGGTGGGCGGCCTGGTGGGCGCGCGCTACGGCCGCAGGCTGCCGCCGCTTGCGATGCGTACGTTCATCGTGGTCGTCGGGACCACGGCTTCGATCATCATGCTGGTCCAGTGA
- a CDS encoding plasmid mobilization protein yields the protein MDGAKPVQVLFTPDEYAAILRHADRLGVPVAEFIRRAVTVRAEEPPGPCQTSDTRRGASVPPVQRGIGPDGAPALRRFLDTLAASADPEDQQGR from the coding sequence ATGGACGGTGCCAAGCCTGTGCAGGTCTTGTTCACGCCCGACGAGTACGCCGCGATCCTGCGCCACGCGGACCGTCTCGGGGTGCCGGTGGCCGAGTTCATCCGCCGCGCGGTGACCGTCCGGGCCGAGGAGCCGCCCGGCCCGTGCCAGACGTCCGACACCCGGCGCGGGGCCTCCGTGCCGCCCGTCCAGCGGGGCATCGGCCCGGACGGGGCACCGGCGCTCCGGCGATTCCTCGACACGCTCGCCGCCTCGGCGGACCCCGAGGACCAGCAGGGACGGTGA